The following coding sequences are from one Aliarcobacter skirrowii CCUG 10374 window:
- the tlyA gene encoding 23S rRNA (cytidine-2'-O)-methyltransferase TlyA — protein MRLDLYLSKHFDIQSRNKALELILSNKVKIDGKIVSKASFLVDEKMKIELLEEDFYVSRAAYKLKYFLDELKNKSKINLKDKIALDIGSSTGGFTQILLEFDIQKVVCVDVGTNQLHEKIKKDKKIEFFENCDIRDFKSDISFDIVTCDVSFISILKIIESINSLDFKNIIILFKPQFEVGTGVKRDKKGVVKDKNAILKAKENFLSKAFSLNWKLNYNSISKLVGKDGNEEEFFYFSK, from the coding sequence ATGAGATTAGATTTATACTTAAGCAAACACTTTGATATTCAAAGTAGAAATAAAGCACTTGAACTAATTCTTTCAAATAAAGTAAAAATTGATGGCAAAATTGTATCAAAAGCCTCATTTTTAGTTGATGAAAAGATGAAAATAGAGCTTCTTGAAGAGGATTTTTATGTAAGTAGAGCTGCTTATAAACTAAAATATTTTTTAGATGAGCTAAAAAATAAAAGTAAGATTAACTTAAAAGATAAAATAGCTCTTGATATTGGAAGTAGCACAGGTGGTTTTACACAAATTTTACTAGAATTTGATATTCAAAAAGTAGTTTGTGTAGATGTTGGAACTAATCAACTTCATGAAAAGATTAAAAAAGATAAAAAAATAGAGTTTTTTGAAAACTGCGATATTAGAGATTTTAAAAGTGATATTAGCTTTGATATTGTAACTTGTGATGTATCTTTTATCTCTATTTTAAAGATTATTGAATCAATAAACTCTTTAGATTTTAAAAATATAATTATACTTTTTAAACCACAATTTGAAGTAGGAACTGGTGTCAAAAGAGATAAAAAAGGTGTAGTAAAAGATAAAAATGCGATTTTAAAAGCTAAAGAAAACTTCTTAAGCAAAGCATTTTCTTTGAATTGGAAATTAAATTATAACAGCATTAGTAAGCTTGTAGGAAAAGATGGAAATGAAGAAGAGTTCTTCTATTTTAGTAAATAG
- a CDS encoding bifunctional riboflavin kinase/FAD synthetase, producing the protein MKKSSSILVNSNIDKNSIDSIAIGGFDGMHIAHQELFKNLNPNGAIISIETGYANLTPKKNRQEYTKYPIFYYDLEDIKALDGVEFIKMLQNDFKNLKKIVVGFDFGFGKNRAYKADDLNSLFDGEVVVVPEIKLNNSSVHSRVIREFIKEAKIKEANDFLGKEYKICGTVIKGQGLGKDEFVPTINIEVNDFLLPKSGVYVTKTIVDKIEYNSITFLGHRVTTDNSFAVETHILDKNIDVKNENIEIKFIDFIRDNQKFNSFLDLKNAILNDILIARNYFINI; encoded by the coding sequence ATGAAGAAGAGTTCTTCTATTTTAGTAAATAGTAATATAGACAAAAACAGTATAGATTCAATTGCAATTGGTGGATTTGATGGTATGCATATTGCTCATCAAGAGTTATTTAAAAACTTAAATCCCAATGGTGCTATTATTAGCATAGAAACAGGATATGCAAATTTAACACCCAAAAAAAATAGACAAGAGTACACAAAGTATCCTATTTTTTATTATGATTTAGAAGATATAAAAGCACTTGATGGGGTTGAATTTATAAAAATGCTTCAAAATGATTTTAAAAACTTAAAAAAAATTGTTGTTGGTTTTGATTTTGGTTTTGGTAAAAATAGAGCTTACAAAGCAGATGATTTAAATAGTTTATTTGATGGAGAAGTTGTTGTAGTACCTGAGATAAAGCTAAATAACTCTTCTGTTCACTCAAGAGTCATAAGAGAGTTTATAAAAGAGGCAAAAATAAAAGAGGCAAATGATTTTTTAGGAAAAGAGTATAAAATTTGTGGAACTGTTATAAAAGGTCAAGGATTAGGAAAAGATGAGTTTGTTCCAACAATTAATATAGAAGTAAATGATTTTTTGCTTCCTAAAAGTGGTGTTTATGTTACAAAAACTATAGTTGATAAAATTGAATATAACTCTATTACTTTTTTAGGGCATAGAGTTACAACTGATAATAGTTTTGCCGTTGAAACTCATATTTTAGATAAAAATATAGATGTAAAAAATGAGAATATTGAAATAAAGTTTATTGATTTTATAAGAGATAATCAAAAATTCAATAGTTTTTTGGATTTAAAAAATGCTATATTAAATGATATTTTAATTGCAAGAAATTATTTTATTAATATTTAG
- the bcp gene encoding thioredoxin-dependent thiol peroxidase, whose translation MLKVGNKAPAFCAFNQDDTEICLRDIVGNWIVLYFYPKDMTPGCTTQACDFTANLYKFDNLKATVIGVSPDDSAKHRKFIEKYDLAITLLADEDKKMAQDYGVWQLKKFMGKEFMGVVRTTFIINPKGEIAAIWDKVSVRAKKSIKGEKIEILHVHEVEKKLEELQNEFK comes from the coding sequence ATGTTAAAAGTAGGCAACAAAGCACCAGCTTTTTGTGCTTTTAATCAAGATGATACAGAGATTTGTCTAAGAGATATTGTTGGAAATTGGATAGTTTTATACTTTTATCCAAAAGATATGACACCTGGATGCACAACACAAGCTTGTGATTTTACTGCAAACTTATATAAATTTGACAATCTAAAAGCAACAGTTATTGGTGTAAGCCCAGATGATAGTGCAAAACATAGAAAATTTATAGAAAAGTATGATTTAGCAATTACTTTATTAGCTGATGAAGATAAAAAAATGGCTCAAGACTATGGTGTTTGGCAACTAAAGAAATTTATGGGAAAAGAGTTTATGGGAGTTGTAAGAACTACATTTATAATTAATCCAAAAGGAGAAATTGCAGCTATTTGGGATAAAGTAAGTGTAAGAGCCAAAAAAAGCATTAAAGGTGAAAAAATAGAGATTTTACATGTGCATGAGGTAGAGAAAAAATTAGAAGAGTTACAAAATGAGTTTAAATAA
- a CDS encoding FAD-binding oxidoreductase, with protein sequence MIDKKHLDFIASIVGDENIKTDKAHLIAFCYDATRSRFEPDAVVFPRHEQDVSDILKYCNEHKIVIVPRGAGSGFTGGALPSNGGIILSLERHMNKILEIDMQNMVGVVQPGVINMQFQKTVEEVGLFYPPDPASEEYSTLGGNVSENAGGMRAAKYGITKDYVMALRAVLPNGDIIVAGKKTIKDVAGYNVAGILIASEGTLAVITEITLKLIPKPKFKKTYMGVFPSVNSAMTAVFKSLASGANPVAMEFLDSLVIKALKQKFPQISLPENAGGILIGDVDASSEAEIEDQLNILKESFKENGSIDFIVAQNEEESKKLWFARRNASPATMVYGTKKLNEDISVPRSKLPEALDEIYKIGEKYGFQVPCFGHAGDGNIHVNVMVKDKTNEKEMADGHKAIEEIFQLVVDMGGTLSGEHGIGLSKAPFMDIAFSEAEMNLFRNIKKAFDPNNILNPFKMGL encoded by the coding sequence ATGATAGATAAAAAACATTTAGATTTTATTGCTTCTATTGTAGGAGATGAGAATATCAAAACTGATAAAGCTCATCTAATAGCTTTTTGCTACGATGCTACAAGAAGCCGTTTTGAGCCAGATGCTGTTGTTTTTCCACGACATGAACAAGATGTAAGTGATATTTTAAAATATTGTAATGAACACAAAATTGTAATTGTACCAAGAGGTGCTGGAAGTGGATTTACAGGTGGTGCATTACCTTCAAATGGAGGAATTATTCTATCACTTGAAAGACATATGAATAAGATACTTGAAATTGATATGCAAAATATGGTTGGAGTTGTTCAACCAGGAGTTATAAATATGCAGTTTCAAAAAACAGTTGAAGAGGTAGGACTTTTTTATCCACCAGATCCAGCAAGTGAGGAGTACTCAACTCTTGGTGGAAATGTAAGTGAAAATGCAGGTGGAATGAGAGCTGCTAAATATGGTATTACAAAAGATTATGTGATGGCTTTAAGAGCAGTTCTTCCAAATGGTGATATTATCGTAGCTGGTAAAAAAACTATTAAAGATGTTGCTGGTTATAATGTTGCTGGTATTTTAATAGCTAGCGAAGGAACTTTGGCGGTTATTACTGAAATTACTTTAAAACTTATCCCAAAACCAAAATTCAAAAAAACTTACATGGGAGTTTTTCCAAGTGTAAATAGTGCTATGACAGCTGTATTTAAATCACTTGCAAGTGGTGCAAATCCTGTTGCAATGGAGTTTTTAGACTCACTTGTAATAAAAGCACTAAAGCAAAAGTTTCCTCAAATTTCATTGCCAGAAAATGCTGGTGGAATTTTAATTGGAGATGTAGATGCTTCTAGTGAAGCTGAAATAGAAGATCAGCTAAATATTTTAAAAGAGTCATTTAAAGAGAATGGCTCAATTGATTTTATAGTTGCTCAAAATGAAGAAGAGAGCAAAAAACTATGGTTTGCAAGACGAAATGCAAGTCCAGCAACTATGGTTTATGGAACAAAAAAATTAAATGAAGATATAAGCGTTCCAAGAAGTAAGCTTCCAGAGGCTTTAGATGAGATTTATAAAATTGGTGAAAAATATGGTTTCCAAGTTCCTTGTTTTGGACATGCTGGAGATGGAAATATTCACGTAAATGTTATGGTAAAAGATAAAACAAATGAAAAAGAGATGGCTGATGGTCACAAAGCTATTGAAGAGATTTTCCAACTAGTTGTAGATATGGGTGGAACTTTAAGTGGTGAACACGGTATTGGATTATCAAAAGCACCATTTATGGATATTGCATTTAGTGAAGCTGAGATGAATCTATTTAGAAATATCAAAAAAGCTTTTGATCCAAACAATATTTTAAATCCATTTAAAATGGGACTATAG
- a CDS encoding YihY/virulence factor BrkB family protein yields the protein MKKSKKPILKQIIDGIDSFFNDDTTYFAASLSFFTIFSILPIIALAIAIISKFPEFHAYLDIFTNFLLNFLNPTHSSEIITTLKNYISNSDKLGLLGIFYMLFVYIMFFKDYDYIVNKIHKTKRRAIYKSFFIYTIFFLVFPTIFVALNILLTFYDNSFLKQIQLFLFTWFIFFALFKVSVNKKVSIKAAFISSFVTLATLSITKNLFVYYVIYNKTYTTIYGSLATLLFTFFWIYISWIIYLYGVKMCHRLNTFMK from the coding sequence TTGAAAAAAAGTAAAAAACCTATTCTAAAACAGATTATTGATGGTATTGATTCATTTTTCAATGACGATACCACTTATTTTGCTGCTAGTCTTAGTTTTTTTACCATATTTTCAATACTTCCAATAATTGCTCTTGCAATTGCAATAATTTCAAAATTTCCAGAGTTTCATGCTTATTTAGATATTTTTACAAATTTTTTACTCAATTTTTTAAATCCAACGCACTCTAGTGAAATTATTACCACTTTAAAAAACTATATATCAAACTCTGACAAGCTAGGACTTTTGGGAATATTTTATATGCTTTTTGTATATATTATGTTTTTCAAAGATTATGACTATATTGTAAATAAAATTCATAAAACAAAAAGAAGAGCTATATATAAATCATTTTTTATATACACAATATTTTTCTTAGTTTTTCCAACTATTTTTGTAGCTTTAAATATTTTATTAACTTTTTATGACAATAGTTTCTTAAAACAGATTCAACTATTTTTGTTTACTTGGTTTATATTTTTTGCTCTATTTAAAGTAAGTGTAAATAAAAAAGTATCTATTAAAGCTGCTTTTATATCATCATTTGTAACTTTAGCAACTTTAAGTATTACAAAAAATCTATTTGTATATTATGTAATTTATAATAAAACTTACACAACTATTTATGGTTCACTTGCTACTTTATTATTTACATTTTTTTGGATATATATCTCTTGGATTATATACTTATATGGTGTTAAAATGTGTCATAGATTAAATACTTTTATGAAATAA
- the cmoA gene encoding carboxy-S-adenosyl-L-methionine synthase CmoA: protein MIDKVFNKTISKQFEFDEEVASVFDDMLDRSVPFYKQMQKLSITFANNFLKDDSNVYDLGCSTASTLIELKKSSKYRINLIGIDNSTAMLEHASKKAKAFGVDIKLINDDIFNVELKDARVVFSNYTLQFIRPINREKLVKKIYDSLEDGGVFIFSEKLVSSNSFLNKQLIDEYYSFKKNQGYSEFEIAQKREALENVLIPYTEDENKKMIKDAGFKDCETLFRWLNFATFIAIK, encoded by the coding sequence ATGATTGATAAAGTATTTAATAAAACAATTTCAAAACAGTTTGAGTTTGATGAAGAGGTAGCAAGTGTATTTGATGATATGCTTGATAGATCAGTTCCATTTTATAAGCAGATGCAAAAACTATCTATAACTTTTGCAAACAATTTTTTAAAAGATGATTCAAATGTTTATGATTTGGGCTGTTCAACAGCATCAACTTTGATTGAATTAAAAAAAAGTAGTAAATATAGGATTAATTTAATAGGAATAGATAACTCAACTGCAATGCTAGAACATGCAAGTAAAAAAGCAAAAGCTTTTGGAGTTGATATAAAACTTATAAATGATGATATTTTTAATGTAGAATTAAAAGATGCAAGAGTTGTTTTTTCAAACTACACTTTACAATTTATAAGACCAATAAATAGAGAAAAACTTGTAAAAAAGATTTATGATAGTTTAGAAGATGGTGGAGTTTTTATTTTCAGTGAAAAATTAGTATCATCAAATAGCTTTTTAAATAAACAGCTAATTGATGAGTATTATAGTTTCAAAAAAAATCAAGGATATAGTGAATTTGAGATAGCTCAAAAAAGAGAGGCTTTGGAAAATGTGCTTATTCCTTATACTGAAGATGAGAATAAGAAGATGATAAAAGATGCTGGATTTAAAGATTGTGAAACACTTTTTAGATGGTTAAATTTTGCAACTTTTATAGCAATTAAATAG
- a CDS encoding plasminogen-binding N-terminal domain-containing protein, with protein sequence MSLNNFLKKYFLFAFLIISFQSSFANEFEEKSTTLKDIFNKKNSTIAIGNLKLGQTGVVVHKYSDDLQIIVSNAKVVISDENFSVIEFFKFEDLKQDAIATTKKEPQVGDEFILNFMYKNSLLIAPNFESFNQITKDFSSHRFIHPDIFAAKLKYENSLYPTKKEIQDFAIEQNLGTIFFLVENSLYIVDSKTFSILKKINFETNKELEKKLPFFTRVEDIRESLINFNIKNWFKEKESYDSHYKKILGL encoded by the coding sequence ATGAGTTTAAATAATTTTTTAAAAAAATATTTTCTATTTGCTTTTTTAATTATCTCTTTTCAAAGCTCATTTGCAAATGAGTTTGAAGAAAAAAGTACAACTTTAAAAGATATTTTTAACAAAAAAAATTCAACTATTGCAATTGGAAATTTAAAATTAGGTCAAACTGGAGTTGTAGTTCACAAATATAGTGATGATTTGCAAATTATTGTATCTAATGCAAAAGTTGTGATTTCTGATGAAAATTTTAGTGTAATTGAATTTTTTAAATTTGAAGATTTAAAACAAGATGCAATAGCTACAACAAAAAAAGAGCCTCAAGTAGGCGATGAGTTTATTTTAAACTTTATGTACAAAAACTCTCTTTTGATTGCTCCAAATTTTGAGAGTTTTAATCAAATTACAAAAGATTTTTCAAGTCATAGATTTATACACCCTGATATTTTTGCTGCAAAATTAAAGTATGAAAACTCTTTATATCCAACAAAAAAAGAGATTCAAGATTTTGCAATTGAACAAAATTTGGGAACTATTTTTTTCTTAGTTGAAAATAGTTTATATATAGTTGATAGTAAAACATTTTCAATTTTAAAAAAAATAAATTTTGAAACAAATAAAGAGTTAGAGAAAAAACTTCCATTTTTTACAAGAGTTGAAGATATAAGAGAATCTCTTATAAACTTCAATATAAAAAATTGGTTTAAAGAAAAAGAGAGTTATGATTCACACTATAAAAAGATTTTAGGATTATAA